A stretch of the Arachis stenosperma cultivar V10309 chromosome 6, arast.V10309.gnm1.PFL2, whole genome shotgun sequence genome encodes the following:
- the LOC130936804 gene encoding PAN domain-containing protein At5g03700 — translation MFRPTHMSPFLLLLFLSLATALTCSASPQIHIGFSASPQSQTALFESLFTDPTGNFSLCFLRRNQNHLALAVIHVASSQPLWLANPTHLASWSHTTRLSFNGTLLLSDPKTNLLWSTETNGGDTLLLLNTSNLQILNKAKATPIWQSFDFPTNTLVQDQNFTTAMSLSSQNGLYSLRLGNDFMGLYANYPENGASSLRQLLYWKRTALEAKAVIKQGQGPIYARVNKEGYLGMYQTSAKPIDVQKFDSFQQNPTASSFLFVRLEPDGNLKGYYWNSNKSSWVLNYQAITETCELPLPCGSYGLCTPGGSGCSCLDNRTRFEPGVGCFGGSNGNLCSEKIGGDSYSVIRRTGVEPPHKELDGHVTTPSSAECEGLCERNCSCWGAMYNNVSGFCYIMDYPIGTMTGSGEDYKVGYFKVRKSESGKNRVGVRVGVVVGVMVGIVFIGAGVWMMRMRWRRKGVNGMLGEENGSSPGPYRNLGSDSFKSIEMSDQR, via the coding sequence ATGTTTAGGCCTACTCACATGTCCCCCTTCCTACTCCTACTATTCCTCTCCCTCGCCACAGCGTTGACATGTTCCGCATCACCACAGATCCACATAGGCTTCTCCGCGTCACCACAATCCCAAACGGCGCTGTTTGAGTCCCTTTTCACCGACCCTACTGGCAATTTCTCTTTATGCTTCCTCCGCCGGAACCAAAACCACCTCGCACTCGCCGTCATCCATGTGGCATCCTCGCAGCCACTCTGGCTCGCCAACCCAACTCACTTGGCCTCATGGTCCCACACCACGCGCCTCTCCTTCAACGGCACTCTTCTCCTCTCCGACCCCAAAACAAACCTCCTCTGGTCAACCGAAACAAACGGCGGCGACACCCTTCTCTTACTTAACACCTCCAACCTTCAGATCCTAAACAAAGCCAAAGCCACTCCCATATGGCAAAGCTTCGATTTCCCCACAAATACTCTCGTTCAGGACCAGAACTTCACAACCGCCATGTCATTATCGTCGCAAAATGGTTTGTACTCGCTGCGGTTAGGCAACGACTTCATGGGGCTCTACGCTAACTACCCCGAAAATGGCGCAAGTTCGTTGAGGCAGTTACTCTACTGGAAGCGCACCGCACTGGAGGCCAAAGCAGTTATAAAACAAGGACAGGGACCAATTTACGCACGTGTCAATAAAGAGGGGTATCTGGGCATGTACCAAACCAGCGCCAAGCCCATTGACGTTCAGAAGTTCGACAGCTTCCAACAAAATCCAACGGCATCGTCGTTTCTGTTCGTGCGGTTAGAACCCGATGGGAACCTCAAAGGGTATTATTGGAATTCCAACAAGTCCAGTTGGGTGCTCAACTACCAGGCCATAACGGAAACCTGCGAGCTTCCACTCCCCTGCGGTTCGTACGGTTTGTGTACTCCGGGCGGGTCTGGGTGCTCGTGTTTGGATAACCGAACCCGGTTCGAACCGGGTGTTGGATGCTTCGGTGGTAGCAACGGAAACTTGTGCTCGGAAAAGATTGGTGGAGACAGTTACTCAGTGATTCGAAGGACGGGGGTGGAGCCACCGCATAAGGAGCTGGATGGTCACGTGACGACGCCGTCTTCGGCGGAGTGTGAAGGGTTGTGCGAGAGAAACTGTAGCTGTTGGGGTGCGATGTACAACAACGTAAGCGGGTTTTGTTACATAATGGACTACCCGATTGGGACGATGACGGGTTCCGGGGAAGACTACAAGGTTGGGTATTTTAAGGTGAGGAAAAGTGAGAGTGGGAAGAATCGGGTTGGGGTTCGGGTTGGGGTGGTGGTTGGGGTTATGGTTGGGATTGTCTTTATTGGGGCTGGGGTGTGGATGATGAGAATGCGGTGGAGAAGGAAAGGGGTCAATGGGATGTTGGGCGAAGAAAACGGGTCTTCACCCGGCCCGTATAGGAATCTTGGATCCGACAGTTTTAAATCCATTGAGATGAGCGAtcaaagatga